Part of the Candidatus Thiothrix putei genome, TTTTGAAATCAGGGTCTAGTGTCGCTGCCGCATCTAAGAAAATGTGTATGTTAGCGTATGTGCCACCACCATAGCGTCCAGTCTTAGTTTTCAGAACAGTAAACAGCTTCCTGTTTCTTATTTTAATAATCCCATGCTCATGCTGAATATTGTTTTCTAATACACTGGAATCCAGTAGGTTAGAATTACCATAACGTTTTTCAAGAGCGAGTATGAGTTCAACTGTATCTGGTTTAACGAGGTAGTTATCTAACCTTAAAGATGGTAATCCTTTAGATTCTCTAATGGCATTGCCCTTATCCCACATATCGTTGAGTCTACCCAACTTAGTTTCTGTTTCTATTGTAAGTATGTAGTCATCATAGACTGGTATTGATAAAGTTCTATTAGTCATAATAGAATTAACTCCATAGGATTTTTTGGCAATCCTACAAACCTATGGCTACATTTGTTCTGAGAAAACTTATATAGCCTTTTTTATGCTTATAGTTATTTAACTATTCTTAGTAGAAGTAATTAACCTTCTAACCACTATATTTACAGATAAATAGATAATGTCAATAACTATTATTGATGTTTCTGGCAATAAAAAAGGGCGGACTATGCCACCCTTTTCATAATAATACTGTATAAGTTAAAACCTGTAGGAACTATTGCATATCAATTGATTAGCATTAGTACATGATAGGACTTTCTATTTTTTTGATATAGTACGAGACAAGCC contains:
- a CDS encoding KilA-N domain-containing protein, translating into MTNRTLSIPVYDDYILTIETETKLGRLNDMWDKGNAIRESKGLPSLRLDNYLVKPDTVELILALEKRYGNSNLLDSSVLENNIQHEHGIIKIRNRKLFTVLKTKTGRYGGGTYANIHIFLDAAATLDPDFKIDLYNIIINNRLLENRDESATSFRALTDVYKNKILKGYNAPSHVYSNLSEAIKSKFIPRNESWDSQSGELLAKRDRFHDFLIMAIGSDMLKTQQEVYDFIRNSPAQ